DNA from Nitrospira sp.:
CTGTGCAGCGGATCCTCGATTTGCATGCTGTTTCACAGAAGAATGACTCCCGACCCCTTTATTTCATTCACGTCGTTACACCACCGTTCCGAATCATCCCGGCGACATGCCCGAAGGAACCCTTCGTGCCATCCTCAAACGAGCCGGAGTCTCACCGGACGAATTTCCAGACACCTCTCGTTGTAATAAGTCAAATAGTCATGCCAGCCCCCAGCCACGCTCTACCTTTGCGCAGTCACCCGTCGATCCCCGAAGCCGGTGACTTTCCATTTCCCCTTCTGTTCCTTGACGAGGTCCGCATAATATTGGTGCATTACTGGTGTGCGCGCGGGGTGTCTAACCAAACGGATGTTCGTTGCGTCTTCGTTACGTTCGAGAATCCAAGCGTCCACACGGGCGATACCATCTTTTCCAATGATGCAGTCGGCCACTTCCAATTCGCGTAGGAACTGAACTCGGTACTGAGCGAAGGCCTTTCCAAACACCTCGTTGGGGTTGCGCACAGAAGCCAGGACCGTCTGGCGAATGGCCTCAAGTTCTGGCGTATCAATTTCTAGTATTCCTGAATGCAACTGAAACTTTGCCGTCAATGGTTTTTCGTTCATACAATGTTCTCTGGTTACAGGCTTCCTTGCGTCGTTGGTATTACCCAAACAATGATAAAGAACAAAGAATTAGGCAAACGTCCTGGCTCACTAAGCTGTTTAACCAAGCGACCACGTTTTTTATACCTATCAAGGGCATTTGAATTGTTTCGGATCGATTCTTTTAACATTCTCTAGTCTCTGTGGACCGGGCATTTTGTCCCCCTCCTTGGCCTTCCTCCATACTCCGCTGTCTTTCACCATCGCACCATCTGCTGATTTAGTTGTGATTCCAAGTGGATACTCGGCATGCAACATATCGTATATGGCTTTGGTATCCACAACAGTTTTACCGCTGGGGTCAAGTTTTCTAAATTTTGGTTCGCCGCGAAGGCCCCGGGCGATCGCCCATTCTTCCCCTTTTGTGTATGCCTCCATCTCCTTGGCCTCCAAACTCATTGATGCGGGTTGCTCCGTATGCAGTACCTCGTGATAGACAGTTTGAGCAGCTCCTACACAATCAGTGTTCGCTGAGATGACCACCTTATTTCCATTCGCAGAACCTCCCCATTCAGCGGTATTTGATACCCATTTCCCCTTTTTGTAGATTTGATCATCAAAAAACACCTTGGCCTTTGTCACTCTTAGCTTCTGCGCTTTCTTGACAACCTCCTTATCTTTTTTGCACAGAATCCTCAGCAAGCAATTCATGTCCCATTTGCTTTTGGACAATCCCCCTTGTCTTACACCTGATAGGTTCACCGTATTCAGGTGATTATGAAACATCTTGTCGGTCAGGCGGCAGGCACCCTTCCCTTCGAGTTTTACATCAAACGAGAACGTGATCCAGGTCGCTTCTTTTATGAAGGTACCAGACGCAATGCCGCCAACAGTGCCAGCCTCATCTCCCGTACTCTTACTGAATTCGGACCCGTAGTTGGCGCACGTATTACCCCCGTCTGCCGCAATCGTGGTTGTCCCTTTTGCCAAATCGCTAGACATAGCGATGTTGGGATAAGAAATTGGCACGGGCCCGCCTGGCGATGGAGTTTTACAGACGTCAGGGATTGTTGCTTGAGAAATACCGTTGCTGCCTTTGTGGCAGAGGGTTAGGTTATTGACGTTGATCGTGACCGGCATGGCATCATTCCTCGGAAGCAACGTATTGTCTCAACAGTGCTGCTCCACGGAGGGGGGTGCGCGCACTACTGCTCCAAGACAAAGTAACCGATCCTTTGGCGTATCGGCGGTTCCAAGCTGCGAGGGGTAGCGCAAGGGCGAGGGGACCGGAGGCGGCACCCACATCTCCCCAACATTCGGCGGGGGCGGTAAAACTGCCGGGATCGTCGAAATATTCGCGAGTTCGACAGATGGTGAAGCCGTATTCGTCGGCGCGGTACGTTTCGCCGTTGAAGTCGCAGTAGCTGTGTGCCACAGGGTACCTGGAATTAAGGACGCCCCGAAACGCGGCGGTGAGGCCCTCGCCAATACACACAGTCTGTGTGCCCATGAGTTTCAGTTCCTGTGCAGTTGCTACGGCCAATAGTTCGGCCAGCGGCGGGAGGCCGAGGCGGCGGGCCGTCGCGCCGGTGGTG
Protein-coding regions in this window:
- a CDS encoding DUF4150 domain-containing protein, encoding MPVTINVNNLTLCHKGSNGISQATIPDVCKTPSPGGPVPISYPNIAMSSDLAKGTTTIAADGGNTCANYGSEFSKSTGDEAGTVGGIASGTFIKEATWITFSFDVKLEGKGACRLTDKMFHNHLNTVNLSGVRQGGLSKSKWDMNCLLRILCKKDKEVVKKAQKLRVTKAKVFFDDQIYKKGKWVSNTAEWGGSANGNKVVISANTDCVGAAQTVYHEVLHTEQPASMSLEAKEMEAYTKGEEWAIARGLRGEPKFRKLDPSGKTVVDTKAIYDMLHAEYPLGITTKSADGAMVKDSGVWRKAKEGDKMPGPQRLENVKRIDPKQFKCP